The Aptenodytes patagonicus chromosome 22, bAptPat1.pri.cur, whole genome shotgun sequence genome contains the following window.
acaaacaaaactgaaactttATGTTAATACCAACAAAAGCAGGAGTACATTAGTAGGTGTGTCATTGGTTTCTGCCGCCTTCTGGTTttgctggaaacaaaaataaacagaaagacagacaaataaaAGATCTATGCCAACAGCTGGATGTAGAGTGGCTCTGAGGGTTATCAGCAGGTTAATTCTCTGTGGGCACAATGGCAATCTTTGAGTATAGTTGGCGGTTCAAGCTGGGCATAACAAGTTGGTCTTCATCTTCCTGGCTCTAGGGGCTGTTTGGGTCTATTACTTGCCAAAATAAAGCAAATCTCTGCCTGGATAACTGAAAGAGCACGAATGCTGCTCTCCTGATAACCTTTGGATAAATCTGTTCCACTCAATACTCCactttaaaagtgaaaattgttTTTCATAGACACATTTACAATCATTGAACAACTAAGAGCACTATAGTGAAGTAACCCACTTTACAAGGCAAAACACATGGCTGGGAAGGGGTGAAAAAAGACAAAGCTATTGCAGTGATTTAACATTAGTGGGATGTATTACCTGAAAATTGTATTCAATGGGGTTTTGAACCTTTAGTGCATCTACACAAAGCTGCAAATTCTTGGCtctgaaatagttttttttttttttatacatgacACGTTACATAGTTAAAAATCCTTTTActatcatttattttatttacacacttagattttttttttttttcctggctgcatTTGCAAAGACATACAGAATGGTAGTGCTGTTCCTCAGCTAAGGAAGCatggagaattttattttttgtcagcCCTGTTCATGCCTTCACTGTAGTCTTGCTGTCCCGTCTACAGTACTCATGGATCAGCAGAGATGACATTTACTTGAGCAGGCACAATTTAATCAAACTGTGATTTCATCACTCCTGTTGTAGGTAATAGAGGTGAGGGGCAAAGTTGCAACTCTGTCACTGGATTCTATAAGCTTTTGTACTTTATTTTGGAATCACTTAAATCAGGTGGAAACTAGCTCTCATTCTCAGGGATTGGTTTAGTACAATCATAGCTTGCCACAGATTATCAGGTCCAATGAAACAATAGCACTcatgaggggcagggaggggggaatcTCAGtggaaaggaaacatttgttAGTTTACATTTATTTCCTTACTCTGGGTCTGCACTTCTCACCTGTGCATGTTCAGCACACAGGGTGGGGCTCCGCTCACTTTCCCATGCACAAGGGAACAGCtgaaacagtggggaaaaatttTTTCTGAGTTTTACTTTAAGTTTGATGGTACTACACTCCCCCTCTGGAGAACAGAGTAGCAAGATTTGAAGCTTCACTGATTCTTCAGTGCTCACAGAGACAAGTTTTTTCAAACAATGTACTTAATAGAAAAGAGAGGCTTACTCCACTAGCGCAGACATGAAAAAGTATGCCTAATGAACACAGGTCTGGACAACAGTGGTGATGACATAGATCTATAGTGTAGATAAGCAAACTGTATGTGCTTAGTCCCTGTTGACTACACTGAAGCTAGGGTCCTCAAAAAAACCTATTATTACATATATGGAAAAATACCGTTGCTAATATGAAGGCTGTAAGTATATGTCAAAATCTAATTAAAGTGTTCAATACTAAGAGTATGCGttgccttttttttaactctgaaatgTATCAGCTGTTTTGTCTCTGAGCATCTCTTCACAAAATACTTGGGATTTATGAGCAAAGGCTTATACATACACAGtcatttctccttcttccccaaaGTAAATTACAGGTGGGTTCTAAATACAAACCTGCAGACCTATGATTCTGCTCTGTGCGTGTCACAGAACATCCAGTTAATTGAACTAACTAGTAATACACTAACTAGTAATACATCTTTAGAATAAAACTTTGTGCACACCAATTTGCAAACCTGTTatgaaatacacttttatttctgtttagttGTGAGCAGAGAGGTACATTTCGACCGCATTCTGTTGGAAGCTTACATGTTACAGAGCTTCTGTGGTTTAGTGCAATAGTTTGTCCTAACCTTCTCATGAACACAGTCACTATAATCAGTGTTGCATTTACCACACTTGCAGCTCACAGCCACAGGGTAGGAATAATAAGGGATGGTGTGATGAGGACAGCCCGGAATCAGTGCTGTTTGATACAACATCTCTTTGTATGTGCACACGTTCTGGGACAGAGCACTTTTGAGTAGCAGCTTCTTGCCATTGCTgtcctacaaaagaaaaaaagaaatgtgttgtttCACTGAAGCATACATGAGTGTCAGAAGACTTCCTTTGACGTTTTCTCAAACGTGCAGAAAGCAAACCTCTTTACACTTAGATGGGCTCTGATATTTTCAGCATACTTCTGTTCAGATCTGTAATTTTGAATCTGCATGTGATTGGGGCTCGCTACCCCTGTAGATATGTTCACCTTTTACGGTTTTAACTAACCTGCTTGGCTCAGAGTGCTAACAGTGCTTTGTAATCGGTATTGGCTACCTACTGACCAAGGTGGAACTTAAAATGCTATGTTGAAAAGTGAAGCTCAAGCATAGTGTTTGGCATGCCTACATGCGAGATATTCTCCACAGCTAGCTGTCATAACAGCTAGCTTTGTGGCACTGTGGGAGTAGAAGTTACCCAAGTCATTTACATTAAATAACAGTGACTAAATACAATCTGCTTCTCACCTGTTCCATCCTGACCCCACAAACTGACTACAGAGGTtctgcagtgacagcagcagTCAGTTCTCTGCTATGCCACTGGTGTTACAAACTCCGTAGTTCTGGAGTCTTGGCATTTCTCATCTATACCCTTGCAAAAAGCTAACCTGAAAACACGATGATAGTGTGATTTTTCTGTCTGTGACAAACATTATTAGAATTGGATCATTTACACACAATTTTCCAGAGCGAATAGGCACTTGTTTTGCAGTGATGGTCATTATAGAAACAACTGCCTAAAACAGAGTAATGCCTTGTACCCGAGTCATGCAAAATCCAGCGCAGATGGTGGTGTTGATGGCCAGGCAGTAGGCACATTCTCTTTTCTCCACATGGATTATATACTCAGAAGGAGCACAAAGTGATGCTGTTTGATCGAAAGTCAGGCCAAAGAGGAGAGACATCACAAAGAAAGGACTCATGCTAGATGggggagaaacaaacaaacaaaagcaaaccctaAGTAAAATTAGATATACCTTCCAGCCCTTTTCTCAGAATTTGACAAGAACAGTTATGATAGTCACAGACTAGAAGTAATCTTAACTTTTTTAGCTATAGCCTGACAAATTCTTTCCAGTCTCAGACGTTTAATTGAAATAGTACTAACCACTAAACAGAAAAGAAGGGTAAACAGGCCATTAACAACATATAACAAATTCACTTTTTCCCCACTAAAGCATATTACATGGAACTTTTCATTAACAAGTGATAAAATGCTGACACAGAAAAATCACAGGAACTAAAGGATTTGAAAATGTGACATATGTGAGAGAACATGAGCTCTAGAATTAACCAGAGATGCTAAAATAATCTCACtggtttaaataattttctaaagaaagcaTCTTATAAAATGTTCAcgagaaaaagaaacagctgtgCATATCAAGCATACCACTGTATTTTTTACTTTCCAGTTGGCTTAGAGGCATGATGAAGTGGGAACACTACCAAGAATTAAATAATAGATTCAAGCAAATTACAATTAAGAACATCAGCAAAGAGTTCAAATCAATGAATCCCCACTTTATCTGTCTGTTGTGCTGACCTCATTTCTCAGACCTGCTGGGGGATCCCGAGAACAAAGCTTTGATTAGCTCCGAGACAATTCCAGGGTCTACTCTATAAACTACAAACTTTAAATGACAGCATCTACAAATATATGGACATCACCCTCTAGTCTCTTCCAGCTGTCAGTTTCCCATAGCAAAAGCCATTCATTACACAGTCTGGTTTACCCTGTAGCTGCAACAATGCAAGTCTGGAAAGACCAACCTCTTGTCAGCTGAATTCTTCCCTATTACAGGAACCTGATTCTGCCTTGCGCTGGGAGAGGCAGTGACCCAGCACAAGCTCTGTGTGTGCTTTATACTCTCCACGCTAATTCCAGGCTGATCTTCCTGTTTATATAATTGCATTTGAATTGCTGCTTTCTTATCGCAAAGTCATCTATTGAAAATTCATACTGAACCACAAAGCAAATGTGATAGGAACAAATGTGTCCATAATATCCTAACCTGGAAACTGGAGCtggaaatgtaattattttaacagTCATTTTCTTCTCAGGCTTTTAAACTaaccactgctttaaaaaaagttattattgGTTAATTTAATCACTACATAGGAGAGCAACATCATGACAGGAAGGCTAGCATGGAAATGGAGTCATCCTGAATCACATATGACTAATTCTACACCTATGTTTTACGGAAGTTTAATGAAGTCTGGTTCACTCAGTTTGCTCATTACCAGGCAGACACAACTGAGAGATGCAGTGCACATAAACACACAAAGTAACAAATCTCAAATCAAAGCAATTGCTCTACAGTGTGGTTAGGTACAGCCTGACTTACCTACTCAAACACACTGAGAAATTACCTGGCCTTGAACCTACTGAGCAAATATTGAAGTAACAAGCGATTCACTCTGAAATAATAATTGATAGGGGAAAAACTTTTAAGAAACCACTCCTTGTAGCACAATGAGAAGCAAAATATTGCACCAACACCAGTGAAACTGAGATGTCCACACGAGGGAAAAACACTCACATTTAGGGCTTTGTGGAACACCTGGGAGGAGCAAAAGTAAGAAAGGGTAGAGTCAGCATGCACGTCTTGCATTGATTCAGCACAAAGCCACTGTCCTCTACTGCTTCATCAGCGTCTGGCCACCTTCTCGCTGTGCTTATTCACTGCAGCTCTGTTAACACCTACCCTTTCACTTAATTGCCTAACTACATTTGGACTTTGGTCTGATATATGTCTTATGCAGGTGAACCACATTCTTGATTTACATAGCCATAAGAAATATGATAAAGTTGAGTCTGAGCTGGTAAATATGGCCACTTTGGGCTGTTGGAGGAGTGATCCAGTCAGTCCTGACTGGTGTTTAGCTAATTCCTGAATAATATTGTCTCCTTTTCCTGTGGTTTCAGACTACTGCACACAGCTTTGTGTCCTGGACTAATTCTCCAAGGGTTTTTTTGGATAACATAATAGAGTTCTTGTTCTATTAAGACTAGccaaatgctttctgttttcatggaGTCTTTAATTATGGGTTAATTTCTACCATATAACTTCTCAGGAATTAAATATAACTCTTTCTGGCTTAAGGACATGAGCAGAGCATTAATTGTACTCTCAGTAACATCTGTCCATCTACACTTAGCAACAGAAGTATAACACTGTTATTTTGCTACTACTCCAATACGTTATTTACCTCTATATTTTTCTGacatattttaaatgcagttaaaCATACAGGCGATATgagtatacacatacatacacgcATATGTAgataatgtgtgtgtatatatatacacacacatacactagatatacacatatacactacatatatatgtatgggtttgattatttaaaactttaatcacagaaaaatatGTTCATTCTTGGAAAATCTTAAGAGTATTTCAAAGGAGACAATGATCCTGAAAGGAATAGGAAACAATTCATAAAACTAAATCCTGGAGAGGACAAAAAGTGcccaaaataagaataaaaaatggcATTCCTAAAGCAAGAATATCGCATGTGACCCTTGCATGCATAGCTGAACTAGGTACAGCTGATTCTTTTCTCTAAAGATTTCACAGTGATTTACAAGCAGAGCGTTAGGCAATTTGACCTATATTTGTATACACTGGTTCTGACAGGAAGACCCCCCCACATCCAGGTTTAAAGAGTCCTCAACATATCCTATAAGAGTATAGGCAGAGTAAGATCAGAGTATGAAGGCGTATATCCTTTGCTGCTTCAAAGCACCCATTTCTCTGAAAGTCTATCATAGTGAAGATGAAAAAGAGAATGCAACAATAAAAACTAtagcaatgagaaaaaaaggaaaacaaacaacaatcaCCATTAGAAGCGAGAAAATGTAGAAACCTCACATGGGAAGCTGGAGACTGGGAAATAAAATTCTGTCAGGACGGAGGCCAACAGTAATGTCAAGGGACATCACTAGACGAAGACAAGCTGTTGATGCAGGGTAAGTGCAAAGTCTTCAGTAAGTACACGTGCATTTGAAAATGTAGTGGCTGAACAACCAACATACATATTtgcaacaaaaattattaaataaatagtaTAAGGAATAAATAGTTTAAAATCAACATCATTAGCTAGCTAATGCTAATTTCAACAAGTCttgaaatactgcagaaattTCAAAACATTAAGAAAAGTGTTAATATTATGCCAATATTTAAAGAGAGAATGTTGACCCAAGTAACTCTCAACCAGCTAGCCTGACATCTATCCCTGATAAATCAGGTAAAATAACAGAAAGTTGATACAGGATTTGAGCAATAATGAATTAACGGATGAGAACATAATTAATGCCTGTCAAGATAGTGTTACATAAAATAGGTCATGCCACACAAACCTGATTTCATTCTTTGAGGTGATTACAAATTTGGTTGTTAAGGCAACTACATAGATGCAATGTCCTTAGTTCCATCTGTCCAGAGCTCTACTGTCATGAAGATTTAGAGCTATTAGGCAGAGCCCAATGTGGTGTATGCTGAATGTTGGGAATTACTAATTGCTGGAGCAGGTAGTATAATTTCAGCAGTGCATTTATTCACTGCAACTTTTTTACCCAGCCTCTGAATGCACTGCAGTGCATTACAGAAATATCTGACCAAGTATTAAGAATGAAAATTCATTTATCTCAAAGCACAATAAATTAGTCTGAGTGGACCTTGAGACTAATGTGACTACTGTTGCTCATGCTCAGGTTAGCTCCACACTGATACAGACACAGAACCTCTTGGCTACTACCTCTTCCTTGCTGGCATCACGTTAGCCTGCCCATCGGTCAGAGGTGCACTAAACATCACCAGAGTGAGAGACACATTCACATCTCTTCAGTAATTCACACAAACTATTACGCTGGTAGAAAAACGTTTCCTTAATTGTCCTTCTAGATGTGACCATAGAGTTGATTCACTACTGACCTCTCTAAATACTTGATGGGAGTGAGATCCCACTACCTACTGGGAGCAGCAACACAAAAGACTTTGGCAGGACAACAAAGTCCAGTGTGGCAATCGAGTGCCTGAGGCTTCCTTCATACAGTTTCCTAAAATCCATAGTTAAAAGTCTGATGCTTATGGATCCATTTCTTTGGTTGCCCCCCCGCTGACCTGCAGACTATTCAGTGATAGaaatttttaatgtgcttttacaGCCATCAGCTTTGCAGCCCTGTTCTGGAACAGCCAGTTACACTGTTAATTATTTATCTTTAACCTTTCTGTTAACTAAACCAATCCATTCACTGACATCAGTTATTTTACACTTTCATTAAGTGAAAGACAGTATGCTGATGTTCTACAAGAAGTGTTTTAAGTGGTCTCTGTAAAGAGAATTCAGTAATCATAAAATTCTTGGGTTCATTACCCAGGAATCTCTGTAATGGGCTTGAGAAATTCAGTGCATACCAGAAGCTGATatgtaaaagtaatttaataagaTTCTCTGTCACTGACCAATGCCTAAGATAAAAGTAGGAACAATGAGGAAAAGTTATCACACATTATTCCTCCTCGCTCTTCCCCTGTTAGTAGTACAACACAATGAAAACTTTGTGATCTTATGAGCAGGTTAACTTCTAGAGTAACTCTTGTTTCCACTGCATATAGCACTGtggatattaaaataaaaacatgtccATACTTGCAAACAACAGAGAATTAGAAGCTATGCTGATGAAAAACAGACAAAGCCAAATCAGATTTCTGAAAAGATTAGTATTCTGGTAGAGGAATTATTTCCAACCCCATCCTGTTGCAGACCTCCGCTGATAAAAGGAAATAAGATCCCAATATGCTGCCATAGAAACAAGTGGTTTTGCCAGGTTTTGCATTTAAACAGACCATGGCTGCTGAATTTCCAAAGCTAATCTGTCTATTGCAAGTCTCTG
Protein-coding sequences here:
- the TSHB gene encoding thyrotropin subunit beta; the protein is MSPFFVMSLLFGLTFDQTASLCAPSEYIIHVEKRECAYCLAINTTICAGFCMTRDSNGKKLLLKSALSQNVCTYKEMLYQTALIPGCPHHTIPYYSYPVAVSCKCGKCNTDYSDCVHEKVRTNYCTKPQKLCNM